The nucleotide window GCGAGGACCGAAGCGCATGAGCCAAATGAACCCACGGAACACAAGCGGGGCCGGCAAGGCCGGCAGCCAGATCGTCACGGTCGAATCGGGCGACTGGCAGGGCGCGCAGCTCTCCGTACCGCGCGAGACGCTGGTCGCCGATGTCGAGGCCGGCAAGGTGCTTTATTTCCCGCATCTGAATTTCGCCATCGATGCGTCCGAGCAGCGATTGCTCGACCCGGCGATCGCCGATCCCAAGCGCAAGAACATCAGTCTCGATCCGAAGTCGGACGTGCTCGTCGGCGTCGCTTCCGATGACGCCACGCAGCGCGCTGTGCACGCACTCGTCAAGCGCTACTACACGCAGGCGTGCAGCCTGATCGACGGCCTGCTGCCGGAGTATCGCGGCAAGCTGCGTGCGGCACCCACGAGCCTGCGCCTGCATCAGGTGGAGACGCGCCAGACCTCGTGGCGCAAGGACGACAGTCGCCTGCACGTCGACGCCTTTCCATCGCGCCCGAACTACGGCGAGCGCATCCTGCGCGTGTTCACCAACATCAACCCGGCCGGCCAGCCGCGCGTGTGGCGCGTGGGCGAGCCGTTCGAAGACGTGGCCACACGATTCCTGCCCAAGGTACCCAGGCAATGGCCCGGCTCCGCCTGGCTGCAGAACGCGGTGGGCATCACCAAGCGACCGCGCAGCGGCTACGATCACATCATGCTGCACCTGCATGACGGCATGAAGGCCGACATGGCCTATCAGCGCGACGCGGGGCAGCAGACCATGCCGTTCCCGCCAGGCAGTGTCTGGATCTGCTTCTCGGATCAGACTTCGCACGCCGTGATGTCGGGACAGTTCATGATGGAGCAGACCTTCTTCCTGCCCGCCGAGGCGATGGTGCACCCCGAGTGCTCGCCGCTGGCGGTCTTGCAACGTCTCACGCATCGAGCGCTGATCTGAATGCTGCTGCGCCTCATCTATCGCGCGCTCTGGTGGGTCGTTGCACCGCTGGCGGTGGTTCGCCTGTGGTGGCGTGGCCGCTTCGAGCCGGGCTATCGTCGTCACATCGGTGAGCGGTTCGGGTACTACGACACGCCGCCCTATACCGGCCGTCCCCTGATCTGGGTGCACGCGGTCTCGGTCGGTGAGACCCGTGCCGCGCAGCCGCTCATCGACGCGCTGCTCGAGCGCTATCCGTCGCACGGCATCCTGCTCACGCACATGACGCCCACCGGGCGAGCCACCGGCGAGAGCCTGTTCGGCGAACGCGTGCAGCGCTGCTACCTGCCGTACGACATGGTCGGGTCGATCCGGCGATTCCTGAAGCACTGGCGCCCGAGCGTCGGTGTGGTGATGGAGACCGAGGTCTGGCCGAACCTGATCTTCACGTGCCGCGAACGCGGCGTGCCGCTGGTGTTGACCAATGCGCGGATGTCGGCGCGTTCGTTCCGGCGCGCCGCGCGCTTCGGCGATGCCGCCAGGCCGGTCTTCGGTGGCTTCAGCCGCGTGTTCGCGCAGAGCGATGCCGACGCCGAGCGCCTGCGCATGCTCGGCGCGAGCGACGTCGACGTGATGGGCAACCTGAAGTTCGACATGACCCCGTCGCCCGCATTGCTCGCACTCGGCGCGCGCTGGCGTGCGCGCTTCGGCGAGCGCAAGGTGTGGCTCGCCGCCAGCACGCGCGACGGCGAGGAGGCGTTGGTGCTCCAGGCGCGCGCCATGCTCGCGGCAGCCTCCGACGAGGGACGTCGCGCGTTGCTGGTGCTCGTGCCGCGTCATCCGCAGCGCTTCGACGAAGTGGCGGCCATGCTCCAGAAAGTGCGCCTGAACTATGTGCGCCGCAGCGCCTGGCCCGACGGCGATACGCCGCTGCCGGCCGACGTCGACGTAGTGCTCGGCGACTCCATGGGCGAGATGGCGGCCTACTTCTCGGCGGCTGACGTCGCGTTCATCGGCGGCAGCTTGCTGCCGCTGGGTGGTCAGAACCTGATCGAGGCGTGCGCGGCGGGAACACCGGTTGTCTTTGGCCCGCACATGTTCAACTTCACGCAGGCCAGCGAAAACGCGCTGGCGGCGGGTGCGGCGCGCCGGGTAAGCGACGCCGGCGAGCTGGCCGCCACGCTGGCCGACCTGTTGCTCAACGACGACCGGCGCCTGGCCATGCGCACGGCCGCCACGCTGTTCGCCCGGCAGCATCAGGGCGCGACGGCGCGCACCGTCACGGCATTGGGCCGCTGGCTCGATACCGGGCTGGTCGCGCCACAGGACTGAGGGTCTCCCAGCTCCAGGCGGGACGGCGTGCACCGCCGTTGGTGCTTCAGGCGGGCTTCAGGCGGGCTTCAGGCGGGCTTCAGGCGGGCGTCCGGCCTTGTGGCCGCATGCGGCGAGCCCGGGAGGGCGTGTGGCCCTGGGCTCAGTAGGTCGGCATCGACGGATCGACCTGGAGCGCCCAGGCATCGATGCCACCAGCCAGATTGAACAGCCGGGTAAAGCCTTGTTGTTCCAGAAACATCGCGGCGCGCGCGCTGCGCATGCCGTGATGGCAGATGCACACGATGGGCGCGTCGGCGTCGAGTTCGTTCAGACGGGAGGGCACATCGCCGAGCGGCACATGCTTGCTGTGGGCGATGCTGCAGGTCTGGACCTCCCAGTCCTCGCGCACGTCGAGGAGCGTGGGTTGGCCGCGATCCCCGTCCGCGAGCCACTGGGCCAATTCCGCCGGAGTGATGTTTTCCATGATGTTCGTTGTCTTATTATTCCGGGCCGGCGCCGTGCGTTGCCGGACGGTGCGCTGGCCCGGTCGCCGGCTTCAGAACTTGAAATGCGACGGTTGCGGTGCGACGAGATAGGGCACCTGCGTCTCGAACAGGTTTTCGCGGCGGTATTCGTTCTCGGACACGCGCGTGATGAGCACGGCTTCCATGACCGGCGCGCTTCCGACGAAGGCGGCGAGACGGCCGCCGACCTTCAACTGGTCGAGGAAGGTTTGCGGCAGGGCGGCCAGACCGCCCGAGATGGCGATCACATCGTACGGGGCGGCGGCGGTCCAGCCTTGTGCGCCGTCGGCGTTGATCACTTCGACGTTCGTCACGCCGTTGGCGCGCAGCGTTTGCTGGGCCGCCTGCGCGAGATTGGCGTCGAACTCCACGCTCGTGACATGGTGCGCGTTGTAAGCGAGCAACGCGGCCATGTAACCCGAGCCGGTGCCGATTTCCAGCACGTTTTCGTTCTTCTTCGGCGCGAGCGCTTGCAGAATGCGGGCTTCCACACGCGGGAACATCATGTGCTGGCTCTTGTTGGCGATGGCGGCGCCCGGCAGCGGCAGCTCGACGTCGGTGAATGCGCTGGCGCGGTACGCGGCCGGCACGAATGCCTCGCGCTTGACGACCTTGAGCAGATTGAGCACGTCCTGGTCGAGCACGTCCCAGGGACGGATCTGCTGCTCGATCATGTTAAAGCGGGCCTGTTCGTAATTCATTTCGATTACCGTGGGTAGTAGGCGAACACAACCCGGCATTTTACCAGTTCCGGGCGGTAGTCACGATGACGCGTGCACTTTTGCCGCACTCGAGGCCAAAGATCGGGACAGACAACCCTCAGGCCGCCCGTTTGGGCGAGATGGGGGAGCGGGGCGAGGTGGCCGGGGAAGCGGACGACGGCGCGACCGGAGCGCTGGCGGCGTCTGACGTATCGGGCATATCAGGCATATCAGGCATATCAGGCATATCAGGCATATCAGGCATATCAGGCATATCGGGCGCATCCGACGCTGCCGCGCGCAATGCCACGCGATTGAGATACGCCGCGCACATCGTCGCCATCTGATCGGCGATCTGGCCGGCCAGCGTCTCGGAGCAGGCGGCGGGCGCCCGGTTCTCCAGAATCGCCTTGATGGGACCGGTCATCGAATTCAGGAAGACGAAGGCCACGGTCTCCGGATCGTCGAAGCTCACGTTGCGCGCCGTCTTCAGCATGCCCACGACCGCGCCGTGCATGCGCGTGGCCGCGTCGGCAAACACCTTGCGTCCGTCGAGATCTTCCGAGAGCCGGTACAGCGCCTGCGCCTCTTCGATGTCCGTCATCTTCGCCCCGACGTAGGCCTTCGCGAGCGAGTGCGCCATGACCTCGAGCGGTTCGCCGTGCGAGGCGAGGCAGGTGGACTCGACCGTGCAGACGATCCGGTCGATGTGCCGCCCGAGCACCGCATAGAGCAGCACCTGCTTGTTCTGGAAGTACTGGTACAGCGTGCCGACCGATACCCCCGCGCGCTCGGCCACCCGGGTGGTGGTCAACTGGCGCCCGCCGTCGAGCAGCAAAACCTGAAGCGCTGCTTCGAAAATGGCGTCGATGGTGACCCGCGAGCGCGCCTGTTGCGGCGTTTTACGGGGCGTTGCGGGCCCTCGGGTGTCCGGTTTCATATGCGAATGGAAAAGCTGAAGGATTCTTCATAAACTCGATGCTAACAAATTTGCGCGCGGTCGGGCGCATGACAACAAGGCATACGACGGGAGCAGTCATGAAACGGGACGCCATCGAGAGTATCGACAATGCGGCACGCGAGGACGCCGAGCGCCATCTGGGCCGCGTGGCACTGGTGACCGGTGCCACGCGGGGCATTGGACAGGAAGTCGCGAAAGCCCTTGCCGAGGCCGGCATGACGGTCCTCGTGGGCGCACGCGAGCAGGCAAAGGGCGACGACGTGGTCGAACCGCTGCGCAAGGCGGGATTTCAGGCGGAGGCGCTGGTGATCGATCTGTTGCGTCCGGAAACGCTGCATGCGGCTGCGTACCACATCGGTCGTTATTACGGCCGTCTCGACGTGCTGGTGAACAATGCCGGTGTGACCGATCCGCGCGACGATGTCCCGGAGAAGGCTTCCATCGAGGCCGTCGAGCGGGTGTTCGCGACCAACTTCTTCGGTACGTTGCGCGTCACGCAGGCGATGTTGCCGTGGCTGGCGCGTTCGGAGCGCGCGCGTATCGTGAACGTGTCGAGCGGCTTGGGGTCGCTCGCGCACAATAACGATCCGGCGTGGGAGCATGGCGCATTTCGTCAGATCGGCTTCAACGCGTCGAAGGCGGCGCTGAACATGTTGACGGTGCAGCTCTCGCATACGTTGCGCGAGACGTCGATCACGGTCAATTCGGTCGACCCGGGTGCGCCGGCCGACCTCGCGGTCGACGCCAGCGGCAAGCGCGTGCGGCAGGGCATGGCCGACGGGGCGCGAAGCGTGCTGATGCTTGCGCTCGGCGAACGCGGTCCGGTCACGGGCGGCTTCTACGGTGGCGAGGGACCGTTGCCGTGGTAAACGGCGCGTCCGCCGGTCCGCGGTGCCGCCCGCGGTAAAATGCGCGCCTTGAAATCGAAATGCGGCTGACGTCCTGCCGTCGCGTGTCGGGCACCCTACGTTGCGCGCCGCGCGTCCTCCCGCAAGCGCCTGCCATCCCACGGTCTTTTCATGAACTGTCGCCCACACTGCGCGGCGTGCTGCATCGCGCCCTCCATCTCCACGCCCATTCCCGGCATGCCGAACGGCAAGCCGGCGAACACCCGCTGCGTGCAACTGGACGACGCCGACCGTTGCGCGATCTTCGGCAGTGCGCAGCGCCCGGCGGTCTGCGCCTCGTTGCAGCCGTCGGCCGAAATGTGTGGCCAGGACCGCGAGCAGGCGATCGCATGGCTTGCCAGTCTCGAGGTACTGACCGCGCCCGGCGTGGCGTAAGCCATGCTGCGCGCGCGGGCGCGGCGCCGGCGAGACGACTGTTGGCGCAACGGTGGGCGGGGCGCTACCCGCGTCACATGCGGGTGATATAGTCGCGCCTATCGAAGATTGGCCGGGCCCTGTCCGGAAGTAGAACGCGACATGCAACGCAGTCTTTCTCTTGAACGACAGAATCGTCAGCAGTGCGAGGCACTGGCCGTGGCCGGGCGCGAGCGGCCGTCGTCGTCATCGCGCCGCCGTTGGCTGTCGCTCACCGGTGCCGCCGTATTTGCCGCCGGGTTGGCGGCATGTGCGGGATTGCCGTTCGGCAACGATTACACCTTCTCCGAAGCGCAACTGCAGCGCGCGCTCGATCGCAAGTTCCCGTTCGATCGCCATGTGCTGGCAGTGCTCGACGTCAACCTCTCGCATCCGCGCCTGACGCTGCTGCCCGAGCGCAACCGCCTGGCCGTGGCGGTCGACGCCACCATCGCGCACCCGCTCGGTGGCGCGCCGTTCACGGGCACGTTGGCCGTCGAAAGCGCGCTGGCCTACGATCCGGCGACGATGTCGGTCGTGCTGCGCGATCCCGAGGTACAGAACTTCACCGTCGACCGATTGCCCGAGCGCTGGTCCCGGCAATTGAACGCCGCCGGCGCACTGATCGCCACGCAGTTGCTGCAAGGCGCGCCCATCTATACGTTCAAGCCCGAACAGCTCAACATTGGCGGGATACCGCGCCAGCCCGGCGAGATCACGGTCCTCTCGCACGGGGTGAACGTCAGGTTCGATTCACGCTGACGGCGGCGACGTCGCGCTCGGACGCGCCCCCCGACGGTTTCGCTTTTCCACATTCCACATTCACGACTTCTCAGGAACGCATTGCATGGACTTGTTGCTGGCACTCAAAGCCGTCATTCTCGGCGTGGTCGAAGGGTTGACCGAATTTCTGCCGATCTCCTCGACCGGCCACCTGATCCTGGCGGGCAGCCTGCTCAACTTCAACGACGAAAAGGGCAAGGTGTTCGAGATCGTGATTCAGTTCGGCGCGATTCTGGCGGTGTGCTGGGAATTCCGGGCGAAGATCGCACAGGTCGTTGCTGGGCTGGGCAGCGATGCCAAGGCGCGTCGTTTCGCGGTGAATGTGATCGTCGCGTGTTTGCCCGCCATCGTGCTTGGGTTGCTCTTCGGCAAATACATCAAGGCGGTGCTGTTCAACCCGATTGTGGTGGCGACGGCGTTCATCGTGGGCGGCGTGATCATTTTGCTGGTGGAGCGCCACAATCGCAGCAACACCATGGCGGGCAAGTCGCCGCGCGTGACATCGATCGATGATCTCTCGTTCGCCGACGCCCTGAAGGTCGGCTTCGCGCAATGCTTCGCGCTCGTGCCGGGCACGTCGCGCTCGGGCGCCACGATCATCGGTGGCATGATGTTCGGTCTGGAGCGTCGCGTGGCGACCGAGTTCTCGTTCTTCCTTGCCATCCCGATCCTCTTCGGCGCGACGGTGTACGAACTCTACAAGGCGCGCTCGATCCTGTCGGTGGACGATGTCAGCCTGTTCGGCGTGGGTTTCATCGCTGCGTTCGTCAGCGCGTTCATCTGCGTGCGCTGGCTGTTGCGCTACATTGCATCGCACGACTTCACGGCGTTCGCGTGGTACCGCATCGCGTTCGGGATCGTGGTGCTCGCCACCGGCTACAGCGGACTGGTCGTCTGGGCGGACTGAAACCGTCGGACCTCCGTATGAAAAAAGGGCACCGCGAGGTGCCCTTTTTCGTTGGATGCCTGGTTGACTGTCGCCGCGTTAGTGCGTTTGATCCGCGTCCGACTCGCCGCTTATCCGCGTTTGCGGAACACGAGATCCCATACGCCGTGGCCGAGGCGCAGGCCGCGGTTTTCGAATTTCGTCACGGGCCGATAGTCGGGGCGCGGCGCGTAGTCGGTTGCCGTGTTCTCGAGCATGGCTTCGCCGCCCAGCACTTCGAGCATCTGCTCCGCATATTCCTGCCAGTCCGTCGCGCAATGTAGATATCCCCCCGGCTTCAGGCGCGAGGCGAGCAGCGCCACGAACGGCGGTTGCAGCAGGCGGCGCTTGTGGTGGCGCTTCTTGTGCCACGGGTCGGGGAAAAATACGTGCACGCCGTCCAGCGAGCCCTCGGGGAGCATGTGCTGAACGACCTCGACCGCGTCGTGCTGAATGATGCGCACGTTCGACAGCGGCGTCTCGCCGATCAGCTTGAGCAGTGCGCCCACACCTGGCTCGTGCACTTCCACGCCGAGGAAGTCGTCCGCCGGACGCAGCTTCGCAATATGTGCGGTGCCGTCGCCCATGCCGAAACCAATCTCCAGAATTCTCGGTGCACCGGTGCGTTCGAAGGCGTTCGGCCAATCGAGCGGGGCGGGTGCGTACGGCAACACGAACTTCGGGCCGAGTGCGTCGAAGGCGCGCTTCTGCGCTTCCGAACTGCGACCCGCGCGGCGCACGAAGCTGCGAATACGGCGCGGATGGGCTACGCCGTCGGGACCGACATAAGTCTCGCCGTCACCTTGGGCGTTAGGTTGCGACGTATCGATCTCGTCGTCGTCGTGGGCCGATTGCGCGTCGTCAGCCGGCGGGTGTCCGTGGTTCGTCATGGAAGCAAAAAGCCGTCTGGACGACGGCTTGTCGAGGAATGCTGCGGCGGGCGACCCCTTAGGCGCGGTGGCCTGAGTCGGTGCCCAACACGATGATTTTCAAAGGATTTTCCCGGGCCGTGGCGTCGGGAGCGGGCTCGATTATCCACCGGAACCCCCTTGACTGGCAAGCCGACGCCCGGCTCAGCCGGGGCGCACGACCCGCGTGTCCTCCGGGGCGACCGGCTCGCCGCGCGCCGTGCTCGGCCGCAGCTCGGCCAGTGGCTCGCCGGTGCGCGTGTCGATGAGCGTCGAATGCGCCTCGCCTCGCGCGAACCGGTACTTCTCGCCCCATTGCCGCAGCGCCACGATCAGCGTAAAGAGTTCGCGGCCTTGCGCCGTCAGCACATATTCCTGGTATGCCGTGCCGTCCGAGGCGGGCTGGACCGACAGAATGCCGGCGTCGACCAGCGCGCGCAAACGCGTCGTGAGCATGCTGCGCGCCACCCCGAGGCTGCGCAGAAAGTCTCCGAAGCGGCGCACGCCGTCGAAGGCATCGCGCACGATGAGCAGGCTCCAGCGGTCGCCGATGATGTCGACGGTGCGGGCCACGGGGCAGGTGCCGGGCGACGGGGAAGTGGGTGTTCGAGGCATGAGCGATAGCGGTGAACCGGTGGCAAGCGTTGGCCGATGGCGCGAACGTTGGACCAATATAGGTTTCATTTTAAGACTGGTTTGGCTATCATCCAACAAGTCTTAATTTGAAACTGGATTGGGAGCTTTCATGTCATCGTGCCGAATGACGCAACCCGACGGGCATCCGCACGCCGCCGCTGCGCGAATGCCGCGCGCGCTGGTGGGGACTTTCGCCGGCGCGGCGGGGTTGAGCGTCGCAAACGTCTACTATGCGCAGCCACTGCTGGATACGCTCGCCGACGATTTCGGCATTTCGCGCGGTGTGGCCGGGAGTGTCGTTACCGCGACGCAGGTGGGGTGTGCGCTGGCGCTGCTCTTTCTGGTGCCGCTGGGCGATCAGTGGGAGCGGCGCCGCCTGATGCTCGTGCAGCTCGCGTTGCTGGCCGTGAGTCTCTTGGGGGTCTCGATGGCAACGTCCGCAGCCGGCCTGTTGTTGGGCATGGCGGCCGTTGGCCTGCTGGGCACGGCCATGACGCAGGGACTGATTGCCTTCGCATCGAGCGTGGCGGGCGAGCATGAACGGGGTCGCGTCGTCGGCGCCACGCAAGGGGGCGTGGTGGTCGGGCTGTTGCTTGCGCGGGTTATGTCGGGGGCCGTCGCCGATCTGGCGGGATGGCGGGGCGTCTACCTGGCATCCACCGCGGCGATGCTGGTGCTAGGCATCGTCTTGTGGCGAGTCTTGCCGCAGCAGGCGGTCGCGGACGAGTCGGGTGACCCGAAGGCGTCGCCCGTGGCAAGTCAGTCCTATGGCGTGTTGCTGCTGTCGATGTTCGAGCTGTTGCGCCACGAGCGCACGCTCCAGATTCGCGGGGCGATCGCGTTGCTGATGTTCATGGCGTTCAGCGTCTTCTGGAGCGCGCTGGTGCTGCCGCTGTCGGCCGCCCCATTTCACTTCTCGCACACGGCCGTCGGGGCCTTCGGCCTCGTGGGCGCGGCCGGTGCGATCGCGGCAGCCCGCGCGGGGGCGTGGGCCGACCGTGGATGGGCGCAGCGCACGACGGGCCTCTCGCTGGCGTTGCTCACGCTCGCCTGGCTGCCGCTGGCGGGATTGCACGCGTCGCTCGCGTGGCTCGTGCTCGGGGTGTTGCTCCTCGATCTGGCCGGGCAGGCGATTCACGTGACCAACCAGAGCCTCATCTTCGCCGCGCGCACGGACGCGCCGAGCCGCCTCGTCGGTGTCTACATGCTGTTCTATGCGACGGGAAGCGGCCTGGGCGCATTGGGGGCAACGGCCACGTATGCATCGTTCGGCTGGTCGGGCGTGTGCCTGCTGGGCGCCGGGGTCAGTCTTGCAGCGCTGGCGTTTTGGGCGCCAACGCTGCAATTCATGCCCGATGCCGCCTCGTCGACGTCGCCGTCAGCGCGGCTTGGCGCGTGACGGTTTGGCCGGCTTGGCGGGTGTCTGCGCGCGGGCCGTGGCCTTGGTGCCGAAAACGCCGGTCGTCTCCATGTCTTCGAGCCACGAGAGGGCGTCGGCATGGCGCAGGAAGTGGCGCAGATAATCGGGTGAGACATCGTGCATGAGCGACAGCGCACGATGCACCAGATGGTTGGAGTTGAGGGGGCCGGCGTTTTCGGGCACTTGCGCGAGCGACTGTCGCAGGTTGCCGTCCGTGCTCAGCTTCGACCATGTTTCGCGGAAGTATTCGAGCACGTCGAGATCCTCGAACGCGTCGTCCGTGGCGATGACGGTTGGCGTGATGGTCGCCGGCGCCGTACGCTGCACCGCAGCCTCTGCGCCGCGCGCATCGCGCTTGCCGGTGGCGGGTTGAGCCGACGCAGGAGGTACCGCGGGCGAAACGTCAGGCGCAGCACGTGAGGCGGGCGCCGATGCCGACCGACCGTTGGCGTCGAAGCGTCGCGCGATGTCCGCCGTCAGCGCGCGGAGCGTCGAAGCGGCTGGCGCGCCCGGTGCGGCGCTATGTGAGGGCGCCGGTTCGGCGGCGTTCGCGACGTCCTCGTCACCTGCATCCGACACCGACCCGGCAAAGGCGTCGACGAGTGCTGCGATCCTGGCGTCGAGCACACGTTGCACGCTGGCATCGCAGGCGCGACGGCGACGCGCGAGCGCTTCGATCCGATGGAAGCGCACGGGATCGCGCTTGTCGGCGCCCTGCGCGCGCCACGCGGCCAGTTGCGCCTCGATGTCGCGGGCCTGCGGTGCGGCGCCGGTCTGCACTTCGCCGTCGGCGGTGCCTCGCCCGACGCCCATCCCGCTAGCGTCGCGCTCGTCGGGCGCGGGGAATGTGTCGTCGCCGGAACTCGTCACGATGGTCTCGTCGCTCATGGCGTCACGACTTCGGCTTTGCCGCGTTACTGGCACTGCTGCGCGGCATCGGCGCGATTTCCACGCGGCGATTCTTCGCGCGTCCCGCTTCGTCGGCATTCGATGTGACGGGCTGCTCCGCCCCGAAGGCCGCCGAGAAGATCGACGACGGCGGCACGCCCGCGGCGATCAGCTCGCGCGTGACGGTCAGCGCGCGCTGGGCCGAGAGCTCCCAGTTGTCGGCGAACCGCCGGTTGGTTTCGCGCACTTGCTGATCGTCGGTAAAGCCGCTGACCATGAGAATCTCGTCGCTTGCCCGCAGATAGGCGGCCAGCGGCGCGGCGAGACTGCGCAACACCTCGCGGCCTTGCGGCTGCAACTGGTCGGAGTTCAGTGCGAAGAGCACGTTGCCGCTGATGCCGATGCGTCCGTTCACGAGCGTGACGCGTCCGCCGGCAAGCGGCCCGGCGAGCGCTTTCTCGAGCGTCTCGCGGCGCTGCGTTTCGGCGCGGCGCTCCTTCACCTCGCGCTCGAGCTTGGCGGAGAGTTCGATCTGCACGCCGATCACGCCGAGCATGATGAGCACGAAGGCGCCGAGCATCACCGACATCAGATCGCCGAAGACCGCCCACGTGGGCGCCGCGGCCCCGACGTCGCCGCTGTGTCCGATGTCCGCGTCGAAGTCGTCGCTCATGCTGCCACGCTACCCGGTTGTGCCCGCGTCCTTGCCAGATCCTGAAGATTTTCGAGGATCTGCTTTTGCGACATCACGCTCAGTTCCACGACTTCACGCGCCTGCGCGACGTAGTATCCGAGCTGCTCATCGCTGCGGGCCATGGACTTGTCGAGCGCGGTTTCGATCCGCTGCAGCTGTTCGAGCAACTGCGTGTTCGACTCGCCGAACGACTGCACCGCCGCGCCGAAGGCATCGCCAAGGCTGGCGATCTCGATCGCGCTGCCGGTGACCTGTGCCGATGCGGCCGCAAGCTTTTCCGTTTGTGCGGCAATGGCGTCGCCGAGATTCGCGCCGGCGCGCTCGAGCAGTTGCGCCGACGTGGTGACCAGTTCGTCGACGGCGGCGCGTTGCTCGTTGC belongs to Pandoraea pnomenusa and includes:
- a CDS encoding Kdo hydroxylase family protein; translation: MNPRNTSGAGKAGSQIVTVESGDWQGAQLSVPRETLVADVEAGKVLYFPHLNFAIDASEQRLLDPAIADPKRKNISLDPKSDVLVGVASDDATQRAVHALVKRYYTQACSLIDGLLPEYRGKLRAAPTSLRLHQVETRQTSWRKDDSRLHVDAFPSRPNYGERILRVFTNINPAGQPRVWRVGEPFEDVATRFLPKVPRQWPGSAWLQNAVGITKRPRSGYDHIMLHLHDGMKADMAYQRDAGQQTMPFPPGSVWICFSDQTSHAVMSGQFMMEQTFFLPAEAMVHPECSPLAVLQRLTHRALI
- the waaA gene encoding lipid IV(A) 3-deoxy-D-manno-octulosonic acid transferase, producing MLRLIYRALWWVVAPLAVVRLWWRGRFEPGYRRHIGERFGYYDTPPYTGRPLIWVHAVSVGETRAAQPLIDALLERYPSHGILLTHMTPTGRATGESLFGERVQRCYLPYDMVGSIRRFLKHWRPSVGVVMETEVWPNLIFTCRERGVPLVLTNARMSARSFRRAARFGDAARPVFGGFSRVFAQSDADAERLRMLGASDVDVMGNLKFDMTPSPALLALGARWRARFGERKVWLAASTRDGEEALVLQARAMLAAASDEGRRALLVLVPRHPQRFDEVAAMLQKVRLNYVRRSAWPDGDTPLPADVDVVLGDSMGEMAAYFSAADVAFIGGSLLPLGGQNLIEACAAGTPVVFGPHMFNFTQASENALAAGAARRVSDAGELAATLADLLLNDDRRLAMRTAATLFARQHQGATARTVTALGRWLDTGLVAPQD
- a CDS encoding rhodanese-like domain-containing protein, with the translated sequence MENITPAELAQWLADGDRGQPTLLDVREDWEVQTCSIAHSKHVPLGDVPSRLNELDADAPIVCICHHGMRSARAAMFLEQQGFTRLFNLAGGIDAWALQVDPSMPTY
- a CDS encoding protein-L-isoaspartate O-methyltransferase family protein; translated protein: MNYEQARFNMIEQQIRPWDVLDQDVLNLLKVVKREAFVPAAYRASAFTDVELPLPGAAIANKSQHMMFPRVEARILQALAPKKNENVLEIGTGSGYMAALLAYNAHHVTSVEFDANLAQAAQQTLRANGVTNVEVINADGAQGWTAAAPYDVIAISGGLAALPQTFLDQLKVGGRLAAFVGSAPVMEAVLITRVSENEYRRENLFETQVPYLVAPQPSHFKF
- a CDS encoding TetR/AcrR family transcriptional regulator, giving the protein MKPDTRGPATPRKTPQQARSRVTIDAIFEAALQVLLLDGGRQLTTTRVAERAGVSVGTLYQYFQNKQVLLYAVLGRHIDRIVCTVESTCLASHGEPLEVMAHSLAKAYVGAKMTDIEEAQALYRLSEDLDGRKVFADAATRMHGAVVGMLKTARNVSFDDPETVAFVFLNSMTGPIKAILENRAPAACSETLAGQIADQMATMCAAYLNRVALRAAASDAPDMPDMPDMPDMPDMPDMPDMPDTSDAASAPVAPSSASPATSPRSPISPKRAA
- a CDS encoding SDR family NAD(P)-dependent oxidoreductase, producing the protein MKRDAIESIDNAAREDAERHLGRVALVTGATRGIGQEVAKALAEAGMTVLVGAREQAKGDDVVEPLRKAGFQAEALVIDLLRPETLHAAAYHIGRYYGRLDVLVNNAGVTDPRDDVPEKASIEAVERVFATNFFGTLRVTQAMLPWLARSERARIVNVSSGLGSLAHNNDPAWEHGAFRQIGFNASKAALNMLTVQLSHTLRETSITVNSVDPGAPADLAVDASGKRVRQGMADGARSVLMLALGERGPVTGGFYGGEGPLPW
- a CDS encoding YkgJ family cysteine cluster protein, which encodes MNCRPHCAACCIAPSISTPIPGMPNGKPANTRCVQLDDADRCAIFGSAQRPAVCASLQPSAEMCGQDREQAIAWLASLEVLTAPGVA
- a CDS encoding DUF1439 domain-containing protein; protein product: MQRSLSLERQNRQQCEALAVAGRERPSSSSRRRWLSLTGAAVFAAGLAACAGLPFGNDYTFSEAQLQRALDRKFPFDRHVLAVLDVNLSHPRLTLLPERNRLAVAVDATIAHPLGGAPFTGTLAVESALAYDPATMSVVLRDPEVQNFTVDRLPERWSRQLNAAGALIATQLLQGAPIYTFKPEQLNIGGIPRQPGEITVLSHGVNVRFDSR
- a CDS encoding undecaprenyl-diphosphate phosphatase, encoding MDLLLALKAVILGVVEGLTEFLPISSTGHLILAGSLLNFNDEKGKVFEIVIQFGAILAVCWEFRAKIAQVVAGLGSDAKARRFAVNVIVACLPAIVLGLLFGKYIKAVLFNPIVVATAFIVGGVIILLVERHNRSNTMAGKSPRVTSIDDLSFADALKVGFAQCFALVPGTSRSGATIIGGMMFGLERRVATEFSFFLAIPILFGATVYELYKARSILSVDDVSLFGVGFIAAFVSAFICVRWLLRYIASHDFTAFAWYRIAFGIVVLATGYSGLVVWAD
- the trmB gene encoding tRNA (guanosine(46)-N7)-methyltransferase TrmB encodes the protein MTNHGHPPADDAQSAHDDDEIDTSQPNAQGDGETYVGPDGVAHPRRIRSFVRRAGRSSEAQKRAFDALGPKFVLPYAPAPLDWPNAFERTGAPRILEIGFGMGDGTAHIAKLRPADDFLGVEVHEPGVGALLKLIGETPLSNVRIIQHDAVEVVQHMLPEGSLDGVHVFFPDPWHKKRHHKRRLLQPPFVALLASRLKPGGYLHCATDWQEYAEQMLEVLGGEAMLENTATDYAPRPDYRPVTKFENRGLRLGHGVWDLVFRKRG
- a CDS encoding winged helix-turn-helix transcriptional regulator, translating into MPRTPTSPSPGTCPVARTVDIIGDRWSLLIVRDAFDGVRRFGDFLRSLGVARSMLTTRLRALVDAGILSVQPASDGTAYQEYVLTAQGRELFTLIVALRQWGEKYRFARGEAHSTLIDTRTGEPLAELRPSTARGEPVAPEDTRVVRPG